GTTTGTGAACGCCGGCGGGGTGACCGTGTCCTACTTCGAGTGGATCAAGAACCTGTCGCACATCCGCTTCGGGCGCATGGACCGCCGCCTGGACGAGGGCCGCGGCGCACGCATCGTGAGGGCGCTGGAAGAGATGACCGGCCGCCCGGCGGACGCGGCGCTGCGCGCCGAGCTGGTCAGCGGCGCCGACGAGCTGACGCTGGTGCGCTCAGGACTCGACGACACCATGCGGCAGGCCTACGACGAAATCAGCGAGACCTTCCACCGCGGCGACGGCATCGACGACTACCGCACCGCCGCCTACGTGGTCGCACTGCGCAAGATCGCCAACACCTATTTCGACCTCGGCATATAACTCGCACCCACCCGCACCGCGCGCGGTGCGGGGGTTGACGGATCGGGCGGTTGGCGCTTATGTGGGGCCGTGCCGATGACCACGCGTGCCGCCATCCAGACCGCCAGCGGCCAGCCGCTCATCATCGATGAGCTCGACCTCCCCGATCCGCGCCCGGACCAGGCGGTCCTGAAGCTGCTCGCCAGCGGGATATGCCATTCGCAGGTCCACGAGTTGCACGATGCGCTGACCCGGCCGACCGCGTTCGGCCACGAGGCCACCGGCGTGGTGGTGCGGGCCGGCAGCGAGGTGACACGGGTGCGGGAGGGCGATCGGGCCATCGTCACCTGGGTGCGGCACCAGCCGCTGCCGATGGGGCGGAACGACCGCTGGTGCGGTGCCAGCTACCGGGGCAGCCCGATTCCGTGGCCGCACTTTACCTGGAGCGAGCACACCATTGTCTCGGAACAGTACCTGGTGCCGATCGCCGCTTCGGAGCCGGCCGACCTGTGCTCGATCATCGGCTGCGCGGTGCTGACCGGCGCCGGTGCGGTGATCCACACCACGCGGGTGCAGCCGGGCGACTCGGTGGCGGTGTTCGGGGCCGGCGGCGTGGGGCTGGCGGCGATCCGGGCGGCGGCGATCCGTGGCGCCGATCCGCTCATCGTGGTGGACCTGCGCGCCGACAAGCTGGAGTTGGCCCGCGAGTTCGGCGCCACGCACACCGTGAACGCGGGCGACGTCGACCCGGTGGAGGCGGTGGTGGACCTGAGCGGCGGCGGCGTCGACTACGCATTCGACGCGATCGGCGTGCGGCAGACCACCGAGACGATCAACGAGGTCACGCGGCCGGGGTCGATGGGCGCCGGCAACGAGGGCGGCACCGCGGTCCTGATCGGGGTGCCCGGCAACGAGATGACCCTGAATCCGCGCGCCATGCTGTCGGCGCACCGCCGCTACGTCACCAGCTTCGGCGCCTCCAACCCCGACCGCGACTTCCCGATCTTCCTGCGCTGGCACCGGGACGGCCTGTTCCCGCTCGACCGGCTGGTGACCGACCGCTTCCGGCTGGAGCAGATCAACGAGGCGTGCGCGGCGCTGAAGGCGGGCGAGGTGATGGGCCGCGCCATCCTGGAGTACGAGTGAGTAAGGAGCGGACCATGAACGAGCCGAGCAAGCGGCAGCAACTGCTGGATGACGGATTCTGCGTGTTTCCGGGACTGCTCGACGGCGACCTGCTGGAGCGCCTGCGGCTGGCCAGCGACCGGCTGCTCGACGCCTACCCGGAGGAGGAGCGGCAGCGCCGCGGCAACCAGGGCAGCGTGGTGTCCATCCTCTTCCAGGAACGGGCGTTCGTCGAGTTGATCGCGTGGCCACCCGTCTGGGCCGCTTTGCGCGAGCTGGGTTTCGATGGCGCGCGCTATTGGTCCGGGTCGGTCATTTCCAAGGAGGCGCACTCCACTTCCCTGTACTGGCACCAGGACTGGGTGTGGTGGCGGGAGCCGGAGAGCGCCGACCCGGTGCCGCACCAGTTGTTCCTGATGTGGTACCTTACCGACACGCGGCCCGAGAACGGCTGCCTGCGGGTGCTGCCGCAGTCGCACCGGCGCCGGCTGGAAGCGCACGACCTGATCGGCAGCCACGACGACGGCATCCGTCACCGAGACCCGGCCACCACGGCCGGCTACCAGGCGCTGCCCGGCGAGGTGGACGTGCCGGTGACCGCGGGCGACTTGGTGGTCGGCGACTCGCGCGTGCTGCACGCCGCGCATGCCAACACCACCGACCGGCGGCGTACCGTGCTCACCACCTGGTACCTGCCGCGCTACGACGAACTGAGCGAGCGGCTGCGCTCTGCCTACCAGAAGGCTATCCGTCCGCCGTCGGCGTCGCTGCCGGCGGACGAGCTGGCGCTGATTCAGCCGCTGCTGCCCGACTACCGCGGCGACGCCGAGCCGGCGCACAGGAGCTATGAGCTGAGCGACTACCTGCAACCCGCCGCGCGCGGGTAACCGGCACGCGGATACCAACGGAAACGACAAGGAGGAGAGACCATGGGACGACTGCAAGACAAGGTGGCGCTGATCACGGGCGCGGCGCGCGGCCACGCGCAGGCAATGGCCAGGCGGTTCGCCGCCGAGGGCGCGCTGCTGGCGATCTGCGACCTGTGCCCGCCCGAAGAGCTGGACGCGACCACCGGCGCGCAGGTCCGCGAGGCGGGCAGCCGCGCGCTGTGCTTCCAGA
The sequence above is drawn from the Spirochaetaceae bacterium genome and encodes:
- a CDS encoding zinc-binding dehydrogenase; the encoded protein is MTTRAAIQTASGQPLIIDELDLPDPRPDQAVLKLLASGICHSQVHELHDALTRPTAFGHEATGVVVRAGSEVTRVREGDRAIVTWVRHQPLPMGRNDRWCGASYRGSPIPWPHFTWSEHTIVSEQYLVPIAASEPADLCSIIGCAVLTGAGAVIHTTRVQPGDSVAVFGAGGVGLAAIRAAAIRGADPLIVVDLRADKLELAREFGATHTVNAGDVDPVEAVVDLSGGGVDYAFDAIGVRQTTETINEVTRPGSMGAGNEGGTAVLIGVPGNEMTLNPRAMLSAHRRYVTSFGASNPDRDFPIFLRWHRDGLFPLDRLVTDRFRLEQINEACAALKAGEVMGRAILEYE
- a CDS encoding phytanoyl-CoA dioxygenase family protein; its protein translation is MNEPSKRQQLLDDGFCVFPGLLDGDLLERLRLASDRLLDAYPEEERQRRGNQGSVVSILFQERAFVELIAWPPVWAALRELGFDGARYWSGSVISKEAHSTSLYWHQDWVWWREPESADPVPHQLFLMWYLTDTRPENGCLRVLPQSHRRRLEAHDLIGSHDDGIRHRDPATTAGYQALPGEVDVPVTAGDLVVGDSRVLHAAHANTTDRRRTVLTTWYLPRYDELSERLRSAYQKAIRPPSASLPADELALIQPLLPDYRGDAEPAHRSYELSDYLQPAARG